The genomic segment CTCGAGTGGCTCGCTCGTCGAGGCGGATCTTCGCCAGTGGCGTGCAGACCTGCGCGCTGCGGTCGGCGAGCTTCGCGATCTCTCGGGCGGCTCCTCCATCTCCGTCGTGGGAATCGGCATCGGCGGCTCGATCGCGCTCACCACGGAGCTCGCCGCGCGGGACCTCGTGCTTTGGGATCCGGTCGTGCGTGGCGCGCAGCACTTGAAGCAGCTCCTGGCGCTTCACGAGGCCACCGGGGCGCGTGCACGCGGGCGTGCGAACGCAGCGCTGGAGCTTCTGGGCTACGAGATGGGCGCAGCGTTGATGGCCGATATCGCCGCGATCGATCTCCTGCAGCCGGCTCAGCGCGTCGCACACTTCAAGCGCGTGGCGGTGATGAGCTCTGCGCCAAGCGATGAAGCGCGGGCGCTCCATGCGCAGCTCGGTGCTCGGGAGTTGGTCGCGCTGCCCGAGCGCGCCCCCGCACGCAGCGCCGGCGAGCTGCTCATCTCGCTCCTGGCGCCCGAGTCGGTGAAGCGGGTGTCGTCGTGGTTCAACGGGGAGGCCGCATGAGGGAGCGTGCGCTGCGCTTCGGCCGTGACGAGCGGCTCGTCGGGGTCCTGAGCGAGGCAGGCGACGGCGCGCCA from the Deltaproteobacteria bacterium genome contains:
- a CDS encoding alpha/beta hydrolase, with protein sequence MVPLHFGSSERPLFGVYLPPTATPRPLGVVICPPLPQEAMRTTWTLRRLALALAELGFHALRFDWFGTGDSSGSLVEADLRQWRADLRAAVGELRDLSGGSSISVVGIGIGGSIALTTELAARDLVLWDPVVRGAQHLKQLLALHEATGARARGRANAALELLGYEMGAALMADIAAIDLLQPAQRVAHFKRVAVMSSAPSDEARALHAQLGARELVALPERAPARSAGELLISLLAPESVKRVSSWFNGEAA